The genomic interval TAAAGAAACCATAAAAGCTGGCCTCATCAGTGTAGGACTAATGGCTATCATTTACACCTGCCTTTCTTACCTAGGTGCTATGAGTCTTGGGCAATTTGCTATTAGTGAAAATGGTGGAATTGCTCTCGCTCAAATTTCCAACCACTACTTAGGAAATTTCGGCATGATTATCTTAGCACTCATTGTCATCATCGCTTGCTTAAAAACAGCCGTTGGCTTAATGTCTGCCTTTTCTGAAACCTTTGTCGAATTATTTCCTAAAAAAGAATATCGTTTTTATCTCCTCATCGTAAGTATTCTTCCTTGCATCTTTGCAAATATTGGTTTGACAAAAATTATAGAACTTTCGGTTCCAGTCCTCATGTTTTTATATCCCTTAGCCATTATCCTTATTTTATTAGCTTTATTAAGCCCACTTTTTAAATATTCTAGACTCGTTTATCAGATAACAACTGCTTTTACACTTTTAGCGGCTATTATCGACGGACTCAATGCTCTTCCAGCCAGTCTTCACACAATTACTTTCATATCAGTAATAATTAATTTTGCTAAAGACTTTCTACCCTTTTTCTCCCTAGGAATGGGTTGGATTCTTCCAGCGGTTTTAGGCTTTATCATCGGATGTTTATGTCAAATTGCGATTACTGTATATAAAAATAAAAAGTCTTAAACACTTTCATAAAAGTTGAGAGCCTACAATATATAAAAAGGAGTTTCAAATAATTGATAACTCCTTTTCTTTTACATCATCTCAGATAATTAAATTTTTGATTTTCTCCTAATATAAATCATTCCAAGACCCCCAGAAATCAATAGAAGTATTCCCAACACTTTGAAAAAATCCCTTGGGCTATCCCCCGTTTTAGGCAACTCTTCAGAAGGTTCTGATTCCATTGAAGAAGACGAAACCGACATTACTTGTGAGGATGAACTAGGAGTAGTAATTGATTGGTCGGGTTTTTCAGGAGTTTCTTCTTTAACAGGGATGATTGTATTTATAAAATTATACCCCTCCTGTTGACTCGTGTAATTACTAACAGGCACCTCTTTTACATCATAATCGTAAAGTTTCCCACTTTCATCGTACTTATCCAAATCGGTAAACGAATATTTCCAATTTTCTTTAGCCGTCACATCTCGTGAATCAACTTTCTCTCCATTCCGATATAACTCAATACTAATAAAACTTGGTCTTAAACCACGTGCATTATTTTCATCAATCCAAGTTTTCTCTCCAGAAATAGAAAGTTTCATACTTGCATTTCCATTTCCACCATTGTTAGGAGTGTGAACTTCCACTACCTGTTTTTCAATATTTTCTCCCGTCAATTCTCCTCTATTTTCATACTGTTGAGAAAGCCCTCCATCCGTTGCCTTCGTTGAATAATCGACAATAATCGTATTTGAAATATCACCTAAATTCACGGTAAATCCGTTCACGCCATTTTCTAAAATACTAGCCTGAGGATAATAGCTATCAACATTATAATTCTCTCCATCACTACTATAAGTCACATTAGCTACCGAAATCGAACCAGAAACTAAATTCTGATTCCCACCAATAATATCAGTATAAATAGCTTTCTGGATATTTTCTTTAGCATAATTGATCCGAACCTGCCAATGAATTAAGGTTGAATCATTCTCGTCAACCCATCCCCATTTATAAAGTACCTCATCTTTATCCGGTCCTGTTGCCGGACCAATGTTAACCTCTGTTGTTCCTCCATCTTTCCAATCAACTACTACCCTTGTATTTTCCTCTACTTTTTGTTCATCCCAATTAACCCAAACGGAAAATGAACCTTTAATGTCTGAAGTTGCATTTTCAACAAGTTTTGAAAAAGTAACAGTTACCACCCCCGTAAGATGATTAGCAACCGCCGTTCCGATAATATTTCCAGCTTCATCTTTTATTTCAAAAGTAATATCTTTTGATAAGTTAATAAATCAGGAACATTGACACTCATTGTATCCCCCTGAGAAACGCTTCCCACTGGAATATCAAAATCCCAATGAGCCTGAACATCATCATAAATACCAAAATCTGTTTTCGGATTTCCCAAATCATCAGTCAGTTCATGTCCCGTTATAAATTTATTTCCATAGTCAGCAGCAAATACATTTGAAGGTTTAAATAAATTAATTCCAACCAAGCACATCAATAAACTCAGAACCATTAATAATTTAAATGACTTATTCTTCGCCTTCATGAATATCTCCTTCTTATTTTCTCTTATTATTGTGTCCCTTCACTTAAGAGCCAATGTTTGATAGTTTTCCAATTATCCTTCGTAACAATCAACCTAGGAATATTACTATATAGTGTTTCATTAGTCACTACACCTGGAGATAGTGTGAATATTCCTTGAATTCCATCTTGTAGCATATAATCTTCTAAGTCTTTATTTTGTGCTCCATAGGGATAAGCAAAAACTTTTCCTTTTTGATCTAACTTCTCACCAAATGCTTTCTGACTTTTTTGGTAATCTTCTTGCACTA from Lactococcus lactis carries:
- a CDS encoding collagen binding domain-containing protein is translated as MNLSKDITFEIKDEAGNIIGTAVANHLTGVVTVTFSKLVENATSDIKGSFSVWVNWDEQKVEENTRVVVDWKDGGTTEVNIGPATGPDKDEVLYKWGWVDENDSTLIHWQVRINYAKENIQKAIYTDIIGGNQNLVSGSISVANVTYSSDGENYNVDSYYPQASILENGVNGFTVNLGDISNTIIVDYSTKATDGGLSQQYENRGELTGENIEKQVVEVHTPNNGGNGNASMKLSISGEKTWIDENNARGLRPSFISIELYRNGEKVDSRDVTAKENWKYSFTDLDKYDESGKLYDYDVKEVPVSNYTSQQEGYNFINTIIPVKEETPEKPDQSITTPSSSSQVMSVSSSSMESEPSEELPKTGDSPRDFFKVLGILLLISGGLGMIYIRRKSKI